In one Mucilaginibacter ginsenosidivorax genomic region, the following are encoded:
- a CDS encoding tetratricopeptide repeat protein, whose product MKNIIICLFLACLIKPAIAQQTTAASDALLLDYYQSQRFAEAADLLKQTYPEPVTDIKILGKLAYTSQMAGKLPDAEGYYQRMYVIDSTTKAVLYSLGSINLRRGNNAKALMYYQVLAQKDSTNFYVFKQLAKISQDKNDLDKMTMYLQKANKLNPADADVASDLSDMYVNLKLNTQAEKVLDGAISQDPENIVLLQSLLKLSYAEKKYDIVKSTCLKLIAAGADNGLVLTKLESAYYNLKQYECSIDVFKRIPEVSQSETSYYIAALAYKELKDQPMAIENLGKAIEAGISPNISDYYTEMADSYDVRKKYKAAIAAYEKALQFDEKPIIYYLMATIYDGSLKNKKMAVKYYKKFMTGKPTGKQQKYVSYAMARVTELSR is encoded by the coding sequence ATGAAGAATATAATAATCTGCCTGTTTTTAGCGTGCTTAATTAAACCCGCTATTGCACAGCAAACCACTGCTGCAAGCGATGCGTTACTATTAGATTACTACCAAAGCCAGCGATTTGCAGAGGCTGCCGACCTGCTAAAGCAAACCTATCCCGAACCTGTAACCGATATAAAAATACTGGGCAAACTGGCCTACACATCGCAAATGGCCGGTAAACTGCCCGATGCTGAGGGGTATTACCAACGCATGTATGTGATAGATTCTACCACTAAGGCGGTGCTTTATAGCCTGGGTTCTATCAACTTAAGAAGGGGGAATAACGCTAAGGCGTTAATGTACTACCAGGTATTGGCTCAAAAAGACTCAACCAATTTTTATGTTTTTAAACAGTTGGCAAAAATTAGCCAGGATAAAAACGACCTGGATAAGATGACCATGTACCTGCAAAAAGCCAATAAGCTAAACCCTGCCGATGCCGATGTGGCATCTGACTTAAGCGATATGTACGTAAACCTAAAGCTTAACACACAAGCCGAAAAGGTGCTGGATGGAGCTATAAGCCAGGACCCTGAAAACATTGTGCTGTTGCAAAGCCTGCTGAAACTTTCATATGCCGAAAAGAAATATGATATAGTAAAAAGCACTTGTCTGAAACTGATAGCCGCCGGCGCCGATAATGGTTTGGTATTGACTAAACTGGAATCGGCTTATTACAACCTGAAGCAATATGAATGCAGTATTGATGTTTTTAAACGGATTCCGGAAGTAAGCCAATCAGAAACCAGCTACTATATTGCCGCGCTGGCTTATAAAGAACTCAAAGATCAGCCGATGGCGATTGAAAACCTGGGCAAAGCTATTGAAGCAGGCATATCGCCCAATATAAGTGATTATTACACCGAAATGGCCGATAGCTACGATGTACGGAAAAAATACAAAGCGGCGATAGCTGCCTATGAAAAGGCCCTTCAATTTGATGAGAAACCTATTATTTATTACCTGATGGCCACGATATACGATGGATCGCTCAAAAACAAAAAAATGGCCGTTAAGTACTACAAAAAATTTATGACCGGTAAACCGACAGGCAAACAGCAAAAGTATGTTAGTTATGCTATGGCGAGGGTTACGGAACTATCGCGATAG
- a CDS encoding riboflavin synthase, translating into MFTGIIETLGKIADLKHDQGNLHITVESAIVHELKIDQSVAHNGVCLTVVAVADGLHVVTAIEETLNKTSLGHLKIGEPVNLERCMQMNARLDGHIVQGHVDQTAVCTAFKELDGSWEYTFEYDAATGNVTVEKGSICVNGISLTVVNSQANSFSVAIIPYTFEHTNLHNVREGSVVNLEFDIIGKYVARLMNR; encoded by the coding sequence ATGTTTACAGGCATTATTGAAACTTTAGGAAAAATAGCCGATCTGAAACACGATCAGGGCAATTTACATATCACTGTTGAGTCGGCCATTGTGCACGAGTTAAAAATCGATCAGTCGGTAGCGCATAACGGCGTTTGCCTAACGGTAGTGGCCGTAGCCGACGGACTGCATGTGGTTACCGCTATTGAAGAAACCCTGAATAAAACCAGCCTGGGGCACCTTAAAATTGGCGAACCGGTAAACCTGGAACGCTGCATGCAAATGAACGCCCGCCTGGATGGCCACATTGTACAGGGCCATGTTGACCAAACCGCCGTTTGTACCGCATTTAAAGAGCTTGACGGCAGTTGGGAATACACTTTTGAATATGATGCCGCCACGGGCAATGTAACTGTCGAGAAAGGCTCAATTTGCGTCAATGGCATCAGCCTTACGGTTGTAAATTCGCAGGCCAATAGCTTTTCGGTAGCCATTATTCCCTACACTTTTGAGCACACCAACCTGCACAACGTGCGCGAAGGATCGGTAGTAAACCTGGAGTTTGATATTATAGGTAAGTACGTGGCAAGGTTGATGAATAGGTAA
- a CDS encoding SRPBCC family protein: MADERWSKFKITADFDTDVRSIYESWATPAGLEKWFLRKADFYAIAGRLREPDEFIKKEDTYSWYWHGYDDTAVENGQVLENNGSDLLKFTFSGGSIVTVDIQSKYGLTIVELTQENIPEELDPSKNLFVQCQIGWTFYLANLKSVIEGGNDLRNKRLDVASNFK; encoded by the coding sequence ATGGCAGACGAAAGATGGAGTAAATTTAAAATTACTGCGGATTTTGACACCGATGTACGCAGCATTTATGAATCATGGGCCACACCCGCCGGCCTCGAAAAATGGTTTTTACGCAAGGCCGATTTTTACGCCATTGCCGGCCGCCTGCGCGAACCCGACGAGTTTATCAAAAAAGAAGATACCTATTCCTGGTACTGGCATGGCTATGACGATACCGCCGTAGAAAACGGGCAGGTACTTGAAAACAATGGTTCCGATTTGCTAAAGTTCACTTTCTCGGGCGGCAGCATTGTTACTGTCGATATCCAAAGCAAATACGGATTAACCATTGTTGAATTAACCCAGGAAAACATACCCGAAGAATTGGATCCGTCAAAAAATCTTTTTGTGCAATGCCAGATAGGCTGGACGTTTTACCTGGCCAACCTGAAATCGGTTATCGAAGGCGGTAACGATCTCCGCAATAAGCGGCTTGACGTAGCCAGCAATTTTAAATAA
- a CDS encoding NUDIX domain-containing protein → MPRQSAGILLYRKLNNIIQVFLVHPGGPFWKNKDDGAWSIPKGEYESDEDPLEAAKREFYEETGQYIDGEFIALKPIKQKSGKIVQAYLVEGDIDAANIKSNLFEMEWPPKSGKMQSFPEVDRAGWFTIGEAKVKINMGQVGLVEELTNSPL, encoded by the coding sequence ATGCCCAGGCAAAGTGCAGGAATACTGCTTTATCGCAAATTGAACAATATAATACAAGTCTTCCTGGTTCATCCGGGCGGGCCGTTCTGGAAAAATAAGGATGATGGCGCATGGTCAATCCCGAAAGGCGAATATGAGAGCGATGAAGACCCGCTTGAAGCCGCCAAACGCGAGTTTTACGAAGAAACCGGCCAATATATCGACGGCGAATTTATAGCCCTGAAACCCATCAAACAAAAAAGCGGCAAAATAGTGCAGGCATATTTGGTAGAAGGAGATATAGATGCCGCCAACATTAAGAGCAATTTATTTGAAATGGAGTGGCCGCCAAAATCGGGTAAAATGCAGTCGTTTCCGGAAGTGGATAGGGCAGGGTGGTTTACTATCGGGGAAGCAAAGGTAAAGATTAATATGGGGCAGGTGGGGTTGGTGGAGGAGTTGACGAACAGCCCCCTCTAA
- a CDS encoding ABC transporter substrate-binding protein gives MKFFKYIPAALLLITIASCKPKPKAVNIPVVGFIDAFEDATISQARTGFTDALKKEGFSEEKKTVQIEYRNAQGNIPTLTQITNYFVSEKVDLLATCTTLATVTALQNTKTIPDFAMVSPVPERMKLLNDKGEAPANLFGALEDLNYIDTSFSIIPKLLKPKGAKLVIGMIYNQAEPQSADALNRIKSLAEKQHITIVALPVNTSADAQLVTQSLLSKNIDAFFANPDNTVFASFETILKSCNEKNVPIFTSEAGLVQRGAVAAFGADIYQWGYQAGTQAAQYLKTHKTDGLKWEMVKVRKRVYNPAAAKKYNITVPSNFEAVK, from the coding sequence ATGAAGTTTTTCAAATACATTCCCGCTGCTTTATTATTGATTACCATAGCATCATGTAAGCCCAAACCAAAGGCAGTAAATATTCCGGTTGTTGGTTTTATTGATGCTTTTGAAGATGCAACCATATCCCAGGCGCGTACCGGCTTTACCGATGCCTTAAAAAAAGAGGGTTTTAGCGAAGAAAAGAAAACGGTACAGATAGAGTACCGCAATGCCCAGGGAAATATCCCAACGCTCACCCAGATCACCAATTACTTTGTATCAGAAAAGGTTGACCTGTTGGCTACCTGCACCACCTTAGCTACGGTAACCGCTTTGCAAAACACCAAAACCATTCCCGATTTTGCCATGGTATCGCCGGTGCCCGAAAGGATGAAACTATTGAATGACAAAGGCGAGGCTCCTGCAAACCTGTTTGGTGCTTTGGAAGATCTTAATTATATCGATACGTCATTCTCTATTATCCCTAAATTGCTGAAGCCTAAAGGGGCTAAACTGGTTATCGGGATGATTTATAATCAAGCTGAACCGCAATCGGCAGATGCGCTTAACCGGATTAAATCATTGGCCGAAAAGCAGCATATAACCATTGTAGCCCTGCCGGTAAACACATCGGCAGATGCCCAATTGGTTACACAATCGCTGTTAAGCAAAAATATCGATGCTTTTTTCGCCAACCCGGATAATACCGTTTTTGCATCTTTTGAAACCATCCTGAAAAGCTGTAACGAAAAAAATGTTCCCATTTTTACCAGTGAAGCAGGTTTGGTGCAACGGGGTGCTGTAGCCGCTTTTGGCGCCGATATTTACCAATGGGGATACCAGGCAGGCACGCAGGCAGCCCAATACTTAAAAACTCATAAAACCGACGGCCTGAAATGGGAAATGGTAAAAGTGAGGAAGCGGGTATACAATCCCGCTGCGGCAAAAAAATATAACATTACCGTACCATCAAATTTTGAGGCTGTTAAATAA
- a CDS encoding ABC transporter permease: protein MDFYLTALLQGLCFSAIALGIYISMKIFNIPDITTDGSYTLGGAVTAVMLSHHLSPYLILPTVIIAGGLAGALTGLIHTRLKINALLAGILVMTALYSVNLTIMGRSNVPLIGTASLFSLLNIVADPNQNTFILLSVFVVIITLLIGYLLKTDFGIAMRATGNSESMIRALGVNTDRMKITGLALANALTALSGYLIVQFQGFADISMGIGIVIVGLGSVIIAETLINWFRITNVWISLALVLAGAVIFQLVLAFTLAIGVDANLLKLVTAAFVLLIVSLPRLSFSKAS from the coding sequence ATGGATTTTTACCTTACCGCTTTATTGCAGGGATTGTGCTTTTCGGCTATTGCGCTGGGAATCTATATCTCTATGAAGATTTTTAATATTCCTGATATCACCACCGATGGCAGTTACACTTTAGGCGGTGCTGTTACGGCGGTAATGCTAAGTCACCATTTATCACCGTACCTTATTTTACCAACGGTGATTATAGCTGGCGGGCTGGCCGGAGCTTTAACGGGGCTTATTCATACCAGGCTAAAAATAAATGCTTTGCTGGCCGGTATCCTGGTCATGACTGCCTTGTACTCCGTCAATCTTACTATTATGGGCCGCTCCAATGTGCCGCTTATAGGTACGGCTTCGTTATTCTCGCTTTTAAACATCGTGGCCGATCCTAACCAAAACACATTTATCCTGCTCTCGGTGTTCGTGGTCATCATAACCTTACTTATTGGCTACCTGCTCAAAACAGATTTCGGAATAGCCATGCGGGCAACCGGCAACAGCGAATCGATGATCCGCGCGTTGGGTGTTAATACCGACAGGATGAAAATTACAGGCCTGGCTCTGGCCAATGCGCTTACGGCACTCAGCGGATACCTCATCGTACAGTTCCAGGGTTTCGCGGATATCAGCATGGGTATCGGAATAGTTATTGTAGGTTTAGGTTCGGTGATTATTGCCGAAACGCTCATTAACTGGTTCCGCATCACTAATGTATGGATCAGTTTGGCCCTGGTTTTGGCAGGGGCCGTGATATTTCAGCTGGTATTGGCCTTTACCCTGGCTATTGGGGTTGATGCCAACTTGCTTAAGCTGGTTACCGCCGCTTTTGTATTGTTAATTGTTAGTCTTCCCCGTTTATCATTCAGTAAAGCCTCATGA